From Streptomyces sp. SAI-135:
AAGATCTGGAAGCTATCTCCTACGCCCTAAAGCATGACGTTTTGATTGTGGCCGGCTCGGGGAATGACGGGAAGTATAGTGTCGCGTTCCCCGCTAGAGCTCCCGGCGTTTTGGCTGTAGGAGGGGTAACCAAAAGCGGTACTGTCTGGGGAGATTCCAACTATGGTCCCCAAGTTATGCTGAGCGCGCCTGCCACTGATATTGTGCATGCAGCGTGGCCCGGTAATAAGCTCTCCATCGGGGACGGGACTTCAGATGCTACCGCCTTCGTGTCAGCGTCAGCTGCCCTGCTTCGATCAAAATTTCCTAATCTCACGGCTGGGCAGATCGCGAATCGTCTCGTCAAGACCGCCGTCCTGCCGCATTCCGTCAAGCAGAGTTCCCTCCCGGACGAGAAGTATGGTTATGGAACCATTCGTCCCCTCGCAGCGCTGACGGATGACATTCCCGCAGGTTCTCAGTACGGACCGCTCAAGGTGCCGGGGGCAGGGTCTGACAGCCCATCTGCTGCGGCAACTGCAAATACGCCCGGTATGGAGAACTCTGCAGAACAAGAGAAAGCAGACCAAAAGCAGATGATTTTCTTCATCGTCCTTGGTGTCGTCGCACTGGTTGTATTTGGTCTGATCGTTCTTCTGATCGTGAAACTGTCCCAACGCAACAGGAATAAGAACGACGGCACGGGTGGCCCGCCCGGACACGTGCAATGCGGCCAGCAGTTCGCCCCGCCACAGCAGAACCCGTACCAGCAGCCTACTGCGGCCCAGCAAAATCCGTACCAACAGCAGCCCACCCCGCCCCCCGGCCAATGGCCTCCGCAGCAGTAGAGGTGCGGACTGTGTTTCCGCAAAGATTGTCTTGAGCTTGAGTAGGCGTGGCCTTACGGTCACGCCTAGTTTGTTGGGTCTAGGGAATTGAATGGGTTTCACGTGAATGGTGCGCACTGCAGGTGACACGGTATTGATAAGCGTGGTCATCCTGGCGAGGTCGGATGCGACGCGTCCGGCCGGTGTCATCGTAAATGGAAAGGCCAGCAGTCTCATCCTCCGCAGCAGAATTCATGTCAGCGGCAGATGCGACAGAGTGGCTCTGCCTCACGGATAGTGGTCGCCTCGGTAGCAGCTACAAAGCAGAGTCTCAACGTGCCCAGCTGATGCGGTGCGGCTTATCCAAATCGAAGGAAATACCCGATCGAGGTCTTGGAGCATTCGGATGAGCGCAATTCCCGGCGGTTCCGGTGCAGAGTGGGGCCCAAGGCCGCCCAAATCGGTGCCGCGTGTGTGGACGCGCTATTTCCTGCAATGGCTCTGGGGCCCGCCGGTCTGGGTGCTGGCGCGTATTCCGCTCCTTCTGTTGGCTGTTCTCGAGGTCGACGTGCCGAGTTCGGTAACCGGGCGTGCCAGGAAACCTCGTTGGCGGCGCCGAATCTGGGTGGACAGGGAACGTCTGCGTCTTGAACGGATCCGTGACCCACAGGTGCAGGAGCGCGAGTTGCGGCAGTTCCTCGCCGACCATCGCCTGAACTGTGTGCCGCCGCGACCTGGGGTGCCTGCGCCGATTCCCTGCTCGGGGGGCAAGCATCGACTGGGCATCGATGACTGCTACTACCGTCTCCTGGGCGCGAGGCGAGCTCTGGACATCGCCCATCACGAGTACGGCTGGGTGCCGGCTGATGGTTTTGAGAAGAAGCTGCCGGGGTGGTTGCAGCTGCGGTGCCCATGAGTTTGTCGGCCGCCGACCAGGCCGTGACGGTGTCGGTGCCGGTGTCCCCGTCTCGCGGGTGAGGGACGCCCCGTGTGCGTCGGTGCGGTCGATACGGGTCCACCAGGGCCGTTCGGCCTCGCAGTCTGCCGAAGACCCCTCCCCCGCCAGATCCAGCCTGCCGCGAGGTCGGTGTCTCGCAAAGGATCGACCAGGTCCGCGCTGTTGAGGTGGAAGGTCTGCGTCGCTGCCGACCTGTCGTCGCCTCCTCACCGGGGACTCCAGGGGGTGGAGACGGTCCTGCTCGGTTCGCGTGTGTAGTGCGATGAAGCCTTGAGCCTCGGCAGGTTCCCAACGCGGCTGCCCCCCAGCTTTCTTCCAGTGCGCGTACCAAGGGGACCTGTGGGTCCGGGCGCATGCGGATGCGGATGCGGATGGTGCGCCACAGCTGGGACTGGACGAAGAAGGTCTGCCACGCCGGCTCCGGCAACCGCCACTCCGCGACCAAAGCCTCGTCTTTCGGGGCGCCGTCGCGGAGGACACAGGGGACGTCGGACCGGGCGTCAATCCACGGGATCCGCGGTCACTGGTCGCGTCGATATTCGGTAGGGGTCTCTCCGCAGGGCGATTCTCGGACCGCAGTGCTAGCCGCGCTGCGGGATTCCAAACGTGCGTACGGGAGAAGTAGCCCTGCAGGGCGCCCACGGTAACTGCGCCGGAGTGGGGGCGAGTTGGCGTTGCGGGTGATCGTTGGTAGATGATCACGGAGTTCGCCCGAAAACGGATTACTCACGGGGTTTCCTATGAAGACACACATTCTGTCTGCCCGCCGTGCGGCCGCCTCCCTCGCTTGCGCCGCGGCGGTCGTGGCACTTACGGCTTGCGGAGGCGGCAGTGATGCAGTTCGGAGCGCAGCCGGTGCCACGCCCTCCAAGACCTCGGAGGCCAGTCCCGCCGCGGAGCCGAACGGCATCGAGAAGCTGTCCGCGAAGGAGATCTACGACACGGGCATGAAGACCAATGCCAAGGCGGGATCGTTCCACGAGAAGATGGAGAGCGGGGGCGGAAAGAGTGATCTGCGGCTCTCCGCTTCCGAATGTGTCGGCACAGTCGACATCGCGGAGAAGGGTTCCTTCGAGGTCATTCGTATCCGCAAGGACATCTGGGTCAAGCCCGATGCGACATTCGCCGGCGGCATGAACTCCGCGCTCGGGGAGGAGTCGTTCTCCACCGAGAAGTGGACCCACGGCACGTCGAGCAACGCGCTTATGGCGAAGCTCGCCGGCTGGTGTCACCAGGAGCAGCTCAGTGCCCCCGACACGCTCGACGCCGGCAGCAAGGCGACCAAGGGCAAGGTCACGACGGTGGACGGTCAGCAGGCGGTACCGGTCGTGCTGGCGGGCAAGGGGGAGTCCGTCACCTGGTACGTGGCGAGTACCGGCAAGCCCTACTTCATCAAGCAGGACAGCAGCCGAGACGACATGCAGGACCTGACGGACTCCGACTTCGGCGAGGCGGTGGGTGCGAAGGCGCCGTCGGGGGAGGTTGGCGAGGCACCGAAGGGCTGAGGATCAGTGGAGCGGGTGACGGCTCGGTGGGCAGGCGGCCCGCCGAGCCGTTTGCGTGCACCGGCGCGTCCCACACTGCGGCCCGCGGTGGGCCACGCAAAGGAAGGTCCGGTATCTTTCGGCCTGCTGATTGGCATGTCCTTGCCTAGGTCGCCGGGCGCGAGGCTCGGCCGGAGTGGGCATCTCACGTCGTACGGGCGCAACGGCCTCCGTGCTCGAGTGGGCGAACCGGGCATGTCCGCCACTTTCACAACGGGGATGGGACAAGGGATGAGTACTCCCTTCGATGCGCCGCACAGCGGATCCACTCACACGCGGCTGAACTCCGTGCCCGCGGAAGGCGGCGGAGGCGGAGGAGGCGGCGGTACCAACGTCGACACCCAGCGCCTCGACGAGGCCGCCAACGCGCTCGTAGAACTGCGCGGCGACACCGAGAACGTGGACAACGGTGCCGACGACGACTGCCTGAGCGCCTCAAGGGGGCTGAACAAGCACAGCGCCGGGGGCATGGCCGAGGCGGGCTCCTGGGCGACCGCGGGCTCCCTGGTGACGATGGACGTCCGTTGGGGTTCCCAGGTCCTTCATCTCAAGAGCCTGCTTCAGGAGATCAGCGACAAGCTCCACACCACCACGGGTCACTACACCCGCACCGAGCAGGAGGAGCAGGCCCGGCAGCGCTCGATCAGCACGCCCTTCGGGTGAGTTGGGCCGCCCGGGACGTCGCCGTGGCGCGGCGACCGGGCGAGCCGCCGAGTCGTACCGGAACCCCCTCACAAGGAGCAGTCGCACATGGTCTCCATCC
This genomic window contains:
- a CDS encoding S8 family serine peptidase, translated to MAITRTVRALSAATLMGALILAAAPVASADQTRRDQWALTTLQSDSVWTISKGKGVTVAVIDTGVNAEHIDLQNNVLKGRDFVDGDDDASPEATDDQASHGTAMASLIAGHGHGPGSADGVMGLAPEAKILPIRADLASFADEIRYAVDQKASVINISMDITDQLYAAGGSPEDLEAISYALKHDVLIVAGSGNDGKYSVAFPARAPGVLAVGGVTKSGTVWGDSNYGPQVMLSAPATDIVHAAWPGNKLSIGDGTSDATAFVSASAALLRSKFPNLTAGQIANRLVKTAVLPHSVKQSSLPDEKYGYGTIRPLAALTDDIPAGSQYGPLKVPGAGSDSPSAAATANTPGMENSAEQEKADQKQMIFFIVLGVVALVVFGLIVLLIVKLSQRNRNKNDGTGGPPGHVQCGQQFAPPQQNPYQQPTAAQQNPYQQQPTPPPGQWPPQQ